The nucleotide window AAACTGCTCGTTCTTTGCTTCGTACTTTTCACAAGCTTTACTTACGTTAGGGGGTTTTATATGCCCAATCAGGATATAGCATCACAACTTGGTGTATCTCCGCGGTTCATTTCATGCTTGCTCTTCCTTCAGGTCTTCTTCGGGGGGATGCTCATATATTATATGGAGGAAGTGGTGTCGAAATGGGGTATATGCTCTGGAGTGGGGCTTTTTATCGTTGCCAATATTTCGCACCAGATAATTACAGGACTTATAAGTCTAATACATGATGCCGGAGGATGGGCGGTAGGCGTGATACCGGGATGGATAGAAATAGCGAAGCAAGTGGAGCCATACGAGATGTCCGAGGCTGGAATGGTTTTCCTCTTTCAACATCACTTTATCGCACTTATCGCAACAATCGCTTTGTTCTTCCTCGTGGTTTATCTGGTGTGTGCTCGTATAGAGATAAGAATACCGGGATATTTGAAAAGAAGAGCAAGCAGGGGTAGAGTTAAATTTCCAATTAAGCTTGCGCACTTTTCGTATGCGATCGTTGTTCCACTGGTGTTTTTCAATTTGGGCATGGCACTGCAAGCGGGCATACAGGCTCTGGGAAGAGTGCTCTATTCACATGGGACTACAATTTTGGGTGTGTATGATGAAACAGGAACGGCAGTATCAGGTTTAATGTATTATCTGAGTCCGATTTATGGACTCATGGATTGGTTCCCCCCTCTCATGTCAGTACCACACGCGGGCTGGCAAATTGCGGTAAGAGCAGTAGCCAATCTGACAATAGTGGTCATAGGTGCAATGATAATCGCACTGCTATGGCTAAAATTATCGCCAGGGCTGGAAACGAGAGATATAAGAGCAATGGTTCGCGATTCTGGACTCCCTATTTATGGTCATAGCCGGGGCTTAAAAGTGATAAAGAGGGCTGTGGAGCGATATACTATAAAGATTGCAATGATGGGTTGTGGTCTTTTAAGTGCTTTGCTTGTAATTGCGAATATGTTCGGCACCCTTGGTGCAGTAAGTGTATTGTATCTTACCGTGGCTGTGATCGTTATTTACGGTATTTATGAAGAGATTACTTCTGGGTTGGTGTAATACAATAAAATAAATGCATCTGATGTTAAATTATTTGTAAATCCAATGCCCAGCTTCTTCTTGCTTAATGTGCACTTACAGCCCGGGATGCCTGCTGATGAGATGCTCCGAGCTGCGCGGAGATTCGGGTATACCGCCATATGTGTGTATAACAGTAACAATAACAATGAAGTGATCATGCCTTCACGTAACCTTAACCCATATATATACATGGGCATTGAGATAAGGACTGATTCCATAACTGAATTGAAGCGAAAGTTGAGGCACTACTGGTCGAGAATTCCGCTAATAGCGGTTCATGGTGGTGAAGAGAAGATAAATATGGCAGCGGTGAAAGACTACCGGGTAGATGTGCTGACACATCCGTGTGGAGAGAAATGGAAAGGGAAGGAGTTGAAGCATCAGATTCTGATGCTGAAGTATGCAGCGAAGAATGGCATTGCCATCGAATTCAATCTGAATCCAATAATAAAGAGCAGGAGGAGTGAGCGGGTACGTATCCTGAAGCGGCTGCATGAGAATTTGAAACTCATACGGAAATACCATGTTATGCCACTGTTAACCACAAACAACCGCTCCATTTATGACTTGAGGGCACCACGGGAGATGATTGCGCTCGCATCGCTATGTGGCATGGAAAGAGAGGAGGCAATAATGGCATTGAGCGAAATCCCCGCTGGCATACTGACGAGGCGGTGGAAGAAAGGAAGAGAGGTGGAGCAATTATAATTTGTTGGCATAACTATGAGGGAAAAGAGGCGGTATCTCCTGTTTGAAGCTATATGTGATGGTGAAGTGGGTAAGCATGAGTTACAGAATGCCATTTGGGATTCTATTTATTCATTATATGGCGATACAGGGGCGAGCGAGAGTAGATTATGGCTGGTAAACTACGATTCGGGCATTGGGATTGGGGTTTTGAGATGTGCGCATAGAACAGTAGAGGAGGTGAGAGCAGCCTTAGCATGTATTCACTCGGTGGATGGTGTACGAACAGCTATCCGAGTGATTCGCGTCTCAGGCACACTAAAAGGAGTAGGGGCAAGAACGAGAATGAAAGCGGGAGCGCTTAAGAGGTGAAAGGTGAAAAATTGAGTTGATCGTCATCTACTTTCTATTGCACCCGCACCCCCGCGCAGCATTTCTATATAAATAGAGAGGTCCTTCTTCGTTATTATCCCTATGAGCTCCCCTCCTGCTTCCTCTATCACTGCTAGGACACTCTTTCTATCCTTCAACATCCGTTTCAATGCTTCTGATGCCGGAGCTTCGCTCAACAGTGCATCATGAGGACCATCATAGGGTATCATCACGTCAGAGACGTGTAGAAAATATCGCTGATCATAGGGTATCTTCTTCACTGCGTCGAGCGTAACAAACCCTTTTAAGTCGCCTCTTGCATCCACTACTGCATATTCGGTTATTTTATCCGTAAGCATAGCATTCACGAGCTCCGAGAGTGTGATATCCTCCGGCACTGTTGTCCGTTCGGTCCTCATCACGTTCTTCACTTTTATACCATCCAGTATGGCAAAGGTAGCAGTCGCTCTCTCCTCCTCCGTCGCTGCCATGAACAGGAAGATAGCCAGTAGAGGAAGCCATAAGTTCGGACTCCATTTACCGGTCAGGATGAATGTGAAAGGGTCGTATGAGAAACCCATTATGACAAGAGCAAATGCAAATAGCTTGCCTATAAATGCCGCTCTTCTCGTCGCTTTTAAAAATGTCATTCGCTTAGCGAGAAGCGCTCTCAGTATACGACCGCCATCCATTGGAAATGCCGGTAATAAATTGAAGACTGCGAGTGCACCATTAAAGAATCCGATAGTCAGCACGAGGATCGCAACAGGACGATATATCGAATTGAGGGCTTTCAGTCCCAGATAAAAGAGGGAAAAGAGCCCCCCCAGTGCTAAACTCATCAATGGTCCCGCAATTGCAATCCTCCATTCCTTATCTGGACTCCTTGGTATATCCTCCATCATCGCCAGCCCACCGAAGAAGAAGAGCGTGATGCTATGTATCTTCGTCCCGAAGCGCATTGCCACGAAAGAATGCGCCATCTCATGGAGCAGTAATGTGAAAAAGAACAGGACAGCAGCAATAGTGGATAGTGTGTAACGCATAACCAGGCTGAGCTCGAGACCACCGAGACCCAGCGGTATACGAGTAGTCTCCGTTTGAGGCCAGTTAGCAAAACTGAAGATAATAGCGAAGAAGATGAAGAGGAAAGTAAAATGCAATCTTATAGGTATTCCCATGAATTTACACAGTTGAATAGACGTTTGCATCTTATTACCCTTATTATCGGTTGAATTTTATATATATAGCCTTTGTCCTTAAATAATATCATGGAGATAGAGTTGTCTTCACTATATGGGCAGGATATATACACGGACAGGGGAGTGTACGTAGGAAAAATAGAGGATGTGAATGTGGACATAAAGGGGAGGCGGATATCAGGGCTGGCAGTGACGAATATAAATCCAAATGCTTTTGATGTGGGTAATAAGAAGGGTGTTATCATCCCTTATCGCTGGGTAATAGCGATTGGGGATATAGTACTGATAAAACATGTGAAAAGGAAGAATAGGGGAAAAAGGAGTGAGAATAAAGGGGAGGGGGAAGGAGAAAGAGCTGAGGAGAATAAGTGAGAGAAGCAATAGAAGAATTAATGATAGCGAATGAACTTCAGGAACCAGAAGCGATATATAGTTGATAAAGAGCGGGAGATATACGCGGGGATAAGAGCAAGCACCCCTTTAATCGTACGTGCAGATGGCAGGAATTTCAAGCGTGTATTGCTTGAGCATAAGTTCCAGAAGCCGTATGACGAGCGATTTGTGAAAGGTATAGTGGATTCGACGGAATTATTCTTTGTTAAGAGTGGCTTTGACCCATTGCTCGCATATATCTTCTCCGATGAGATAAGTCTGTATTTCAGGTTTGTACCATTCAGGGGTCGGATAGAGAAACTGGACTCTATAATTGCCAGTTTCCTTGCCAGTGCTCTTACCATCGCCTTGGATTTTAAGGATCCAATTGCATTTGATGCGCGAGTAATTCCTGTCTGTGGTGATGAAGAAGTGGTAGCATATTTTGCACAGAGACAGGCAGAAGCGTGGCGGAATCATATCAATGCTTATGGATATTACGGCTTGATAGAGAGTGGATTGAGTGCCAGAGAGGCAGAGAAGCGGTTGAGGGGTATGAAAGCAGAGGATGTGCATGAGATACTGTTTCAGATGGGGATAAACCTGAAAGATACGCCGAGCTGGCAGAGAAGGGGGATTATGGTTGTAAGGCATGGCTATGAAAAGGAAGGATACGACCCAAGAGCAGCGAAGAATGTCACTGTCACCGTAACGAGATATAAGATAACCCAGCTGTGGGACCTGCCGTTATTCAATACAGAAGAAGGTGAGAATCTGATCAGGCGGTATTTGAGGGAGGAGGAGTGAAAGCGAAAGCGAAGTGGGCCCGAAGGGATTCGAACCCTTGACCGCCCGGTTATGAGCCGGGCGCTCTAACCGTGCTAAGCTACGAGCCCCTGAATATGTTTTGGGCTTTATCATTAAAAAACTTTCTTTCTATTTTCAATCTCAATTAGCAGAGTTTTGTGCAGCACGTGTTCTTCATCTTACCAGCAAGTACGTCCTTCACCCTGCGAGGAAATCTGCCATTCACTATTATGCAATACATCTTATGCTGTAACAAAAAGCCGGGCAGTGCATTGTCAATGCAGGTGCAGGTACTATCATCGCTCCTCATCGCAATCTTCTTTATATCCACCCTCTCTATTATTCTACCCTCAGCATCCAGAAAACCATCCACGTCCGTTAGTTTTATGAAGCACCTCTCACCAAGTTTATAGGCAATAAATGCTGCTATCGTATCAGATGTGACGTCCCATGTATGAGGCAAGCAGTCATCGGCTTTCAGGATTTTATAAGGCAGTAAGATAGTTACGTCCCTCTCTATTATATCATCCAGACTCTCCACCAGAGGGAACTCACCATTTGCGAGGAAAAAGCCATACTGGTGCATTGCGAGCACAGCCATCCAGTGCGCAGCCTCATCCGATAGTTTACCCGCAAGAGTCCGCACGGTCATTGCGAAGGGACCACCACCGGGAATTATTACCAGTGTTAGATTCTTCTTTGCTGCAAAATCACGTAGAGTGCGAATAATAGCCCTACCTTCTTCTATCAAGCTACCCCCCAGCTTTATCACTCTTATCTGATTTTGATTCTGGTTCCCCATGCCATGATCAATCCAATCAATAGAGGGACGGAATAGAAAAATGTTTAAGTGGTTAATAACCATACAGTGTGATACTTAGAGAGGGGGTGGAGAGAAAAGAGAGAAGCGGTAAGATGGAACAGAAGAAGCTGGAGAAGCTGATCAATCTGTTGATAGTTTTTAGAGTGGTATTGAGAGCAATGCAATGCATGGAGTAACAGGAGACCAGGCTGTGATCAACGTGAGCGTGAATAATATACCACCTGAGATAATTGAGGTTGTGATAACATCCGATACGGTATCGCTGAGTCCATGCCCTTGATACCACACCAGTCATGATAGAAGTGAGTGCAGTTGATGACAACGGTGCTGATGATATAAGCAGCGTAGAACTGACTCCATTGACTGACAGCGTGGATAATGGTGCAAGCAGTAACCTTACGCCATCACTGCCTGTTGTAATGGTATACAATGATACAATGCAAGTAATGGCATGCATGAGGTGCCTGTGTATTGTATTTGAAGTGCACCACACCCAGTAATTCATATATCGTGGATCACTGTTCCATTCGGCACTCCACCCGGGGACTACCATCTTCGGGTGAATGCCACAGACAACAGCACAGCACGAACAGAAACTCTAATACCTCTGTGGCTATTGATTACAACCATCCAGATTTAGGGCATGGGACCCACTGCGCGGGCATTGCCGGAGCGATAGGAGGAATGGAATAGAAGTTATAGGTGTGGCTCCTGAAGCAGACCTGTACGCGGTTAAAGTATTCCCTGATAATTCCAATACAGGGTATGCGAAGGAGACCCAGGAATCAAGCCATGGAGTGATGCAGCATACAATGCCGATATTCTGCGGATAGGGGCTACGGGTAACGCAGGCAATGGAACGGACGCTGTAATTTGCCCTGCGAGATATAAGCGAGATATAAGAATGTGATTGCAGTCGGAGCAACGGATCAGAACGATGAACGAGACCTCGGTCTCATGTCCGATGGTAAGTGGAACAGCAGCGCTGGTCTGTCTATCCAGGATACGATAATACGCAGGTAAGGCAGAGATTGCAAATGACTGCTGATGACCTTGGTACACCGGGTAGAGATGAATGGTATGGATATGGATTGGTGGATGCAGGAAAAGCTGGGAAACCACCAGAAACAGAAAACACCACTTGTGGTGGAGAGTGTCAGGATAATCCATGATAATGGGTCAGCGGAAGATTTAAATATGAGTTTTTATTATGACAGCGGGGAGTATGTGGCGAATGTAACGGCAGTGGATAGGACAGGTTTAAGTGGGTACATTTATGATCACGGAGAGAGCCGAGAAGTGCTGGGTGATGAAGATATGAAGCACGCCGGAGTATCCAACGGTGTGGAACACCGGGAATAGAATATAGTGATTGATATAGAAGTGAATGGGACGGGATTGAGCAGTGAATCGGGTGCCACATCCACACTCATGCCCATAGGCGATGTGATAGCAGTGAGGATAGACGATGAGTATAAGGAACTAGGAACTGGGAGAGCCAAGACGCTTTTACGTGAATATTAATATTTCACCTGATGGGAAAAGCACGGTGGATTTCAAACTCTTTGAACCCTAAGGAACACCCTGAGGTAATTACAGCGGCAGAGTGAGTCTGAGAGCTATGATGCATTCGTATTCATGATACTCAAAGGTAAGGTTTCAGAACACGTTCTATCTTCATCCGTACTTCCTCGGTGGGCGTTATCGCATTGTTCTCTATCTTTCGCAACAATGAATGCTTCTCATTGATCATCTTGGCGAGCTCTTCCTGCTTCAAGCCCGCTTTCTCCCTCGCCTCTTTCACCTTGCGACCATAATCATCCATATCCATATCCATATCGAGCTCTTCTATCTCTATATCCATCTCTTTATGGTGCAGATTTCTCTTCCGTGCAAGCAACGAAGAGCTGTTCTTCTTCTCTGGTTCCACCACAGCAGTTCCATAACGCGCACAGGCTTCGCATACCCTCAGTTTTGAAGTCCCTATCTGGATATAACGCGCATGCCCTTTCTTTATCTCCACGCCGCATATCTCACACTCTGTCATCTCATTCTTCCCCCCTCCGCTCATTATCTATTTATATAGCAGAGTGTAGAAGTAAATAATGAGTGGTAATATGAAGTCAGAGGGCGGCGTTTCGTATGGTGAGGAGTATTCAAGGTTTCTACAGGATAAGATGAGGCAGTTGGAGGAGGCAAACATTCTGCTGCGAGATAAACTGGAGAAGATAGAGCAGGAAAGTAGATATTATCAGGAGATGCGAGTTCGCTATGAGCGAGAGATAAAACGGTTAAGGTCAGAACTGGAGAAATTACGCGCTCCGCCACTGCTGGTTGGGACTATTGTGAATGTGATAGATGATAGGAGGATAGTAGTGAGGAGCAGTACGGGTCCACAATTTGTGGTGACATACACGCAGTATGTGGAGCCGAGCGAGATTGTTCCGGGTGCTCAGGTAGCTCTGAATCAGCAATCGCTGGCGGTGGTAAGTGTGCTCCCCTCTGCAAAGGACCCCTCTGTCTGCGGTATGGAAGTAATAGAGTCACCAGATGTGGACTACACGATGATAGGAGGGCTGGATGAGCAGATAGAAGAGATAAGGGAAGTGGTTGAATTACCGCTGACTGCGCCAGAGCGATTTGAGCGTGTGGGTGTGGAGCCTCCAAAGGGTGTTCTCCTTATTGGATTGCCGGGTACAGGGAAGACACTGTTAGCAAAGGCAGTTGCGAAACGTACATCAGCTACCTTCATAAGGGTTGTAGCCTCAGAGCTGGTACAGAAGTACATAGGCGAGGGTGCGCGTATGGTGAGGGAGCTATTTGCAATGGCGAAAGAGAAAGCGCCTTCTATACTATTCGTTGATGAGATAGATGCAATAGCAGCGAGGAGGATAGAGGATGGGAGTTCAGGAGAACGGGAGGTGCA belongs to Methanophagales archaeon and includes:
- a CDS encoding site-2 protease family protein, which produces MQTSIQLCKFMGIPIRLHFTFLFIFFAIIFSFANWPQTETTRIPLGLGGLELSLVMRYTLSTIAAVLFFFTLLLHEMAHSFVAMRFGTKIHSITLFFFGGLAMMEDIPRSPDKEWRIAIAGPLMSLALGGLFSLFYLGLKALNSIYRPVAILVLTIGFFNGALAVFNLLPAFPMDGGRILRALLAKRMTFLKATRRAAFIGKLFAFALVIMGFSYDPFTFILTGKWSPNLWLPLLAIFLFMAATEEERATATFAILDGIKVKNVMRTERTTVPEDITLSELVNAMLTDKITEYAVVDARGDLKGFVTLDAVKKIPYDQRYFLHVSDVMIPYDGPHDALLSEAPASEALKRMLKDRKSVLAVIEEAGGELIGIITKKDLSIYIEMLRGGAGAIESR
- a CDS encoding PRC-barrel domain-containing protein translates to MSSLYGQDIYTDRGVYVGKIEDVNVDIKGRRISGLAVTNINPNAFDVGNKKGVIIPYRWVIAIGDIVLIKHVKRKNRGKRSENKGEGEGERAEENK
- a CDS encoding TIGR00270 family protein, encoding MTECEICGVEIKKGHARYIQIGTSKLRVCEACARYGTAVVEPEKKNSSSLLARKRNLHHKEMDIEIEELDMDMDMDDYGRKVKEAREKAGLKQEELAKMINEKHSLLRKIENNAITPTEEVRMKIERVLKPYL
- a CDS encoding proteasome-activating nucleotidase — protein: MSGNMKSEGGVSYGEEYSRFLQDKMRQLEEANILLRDKLEKIEQESRYYQEMRVRYEREIKRLRSELEKLRAPPLLVGTIVNVIDDRRIVVRSSTGPQFVVTYTQYVEPSEIVPGAQVALNQQSLAVVSVLPSAKDPSVCGMEVIESPDVDYTMIGGLDEQIEEIREVVELPLTAPERFERVGVEPPKGVLLIGLPGTGKTLLAKAVAKRTSATFIRVVASELVQKYIGEGARMVRELFAMAKEKAPSILFVDEIDAIAARRIEDGSSGEREVQRTLMQLLAEIDGFDPRGNVRIIGATNRPDILDPALLRPGRFDRVIEIPVPDREARKKIFKIHIARLKLKKDVNLDKLAELTENATGADIKAIATEAGMLTVKKNKRAVGMEEFEHAIKKVMGSEPRNYPMNVKEVGVMFM